In Colletotrichum higginsianum IMI 349063 chromosome 3, whole genome shotgun sequence, a genomic segment contains:
- a CDS encoding Pq loop repeat protein: MDVPAAANALGTLGALIPQVVINYRRHNATGLQASMMMLWAWAGVPLGVYNIVEDFNIALQIQPQILTFLSLVTWIQCYYYQRNWSVLRSLSVVAPIAAVMAGIQVALVIGLRVVKARGVEWPMTLMAVLSAALLAAGVLRHYWDIYVHRTVRGISFIFVAIDAAGDVFSLASILFQPRVDVLGIVIYATEFVLWCGVFACGGYYNLLPWIRRKLLARDDGAAGMGGRSIDEDPQSPGAGDVAQNGLALHDLPSSTSVFRTASRDDSGLRPRTVASQQSQPK, translated from the exons ATGGACgtgccggccgccgccaacgccttGGGCACTCTCGGTGCA CTGATCCCCCAAGTCGTCATCAACTACCGCCGCCACAATGCGACCGGGCTGCAGgcctcgatgatgatgctctGGGCCTGGGCCGGCGTGCCGCTGGGCGTCTACAACATCGTCGAGGACTTCAACATCGCCTTGCAGATCCAGCCTCAGATCCTGACGTTCCTGAGCCTCGTGACTTGGATTCAATGCTACTACTACCAGAGG AACTGGTCTGTCCTCCGCTCCCTCTCTGTCGTGgcgcccatcgccgccgtcatggccGGCATCCAggtcgccctcgtcatcggcctgCGCGTGGTCAAGGCCCGCGGCGTCGAGTGGCCCATGACCCTCATGGCCGTGCTCTCCGCTgcgctgctggccgccggcgtgcTGCGGCACTACTGGGACATCTACGTCCACCGCACCGTGCGCGGcatctccttcatcttcgtcgccatcgacgccgccggcgacgtcttCTCCCTCGCGTCCATCCTGTTCCAACCCCGGGTCGACGTCTTGGGCATCGTCATCTACGCCACCGAGTTCGTGCTCTGGTGCGGCGTCTTCGCGTGCGGCGGGTACTACAATCTCTTGCCGTGGATCAGGAGGAAGTTGCTTGCCAGGGATGACGGGGCTGCCGGCATGGGCGGAAGGTCTATAGACGAGGACCCGCAGAGCCCGGGCGCCGGTGATGTTGCACAAAACGGTCTTGCTCTGCATGACTTGCCCTCATCGACATCGGTCTTCCGGACGGCGTCTCGGGACGACTCGGGACTCCGGCCAAGGACCGTCGCTTCGCAGCAGAGTCAACCGAAGTGA
- a CDS encoding cell wall protein has product MKFTTEFTLLTLAMGVFAEPPTRVVVERDLATIQGVIQQVGNQLKELNKAVEGFNGDLNSLATAAGGFTNVLNQGTQQVQGTSEITLNEALQLQQFVSSLQSDGNALTKNLEKKKPEFEKANLCGVISSQIGSVGDGAKKLIDAVVSKVPQSVQSVASQLAGSFASTLTSTQQTFAEGNCTNANGSGGGGNGTKSGGGTKPSSPATAGSGAIYASVGSIAAAAFAVMLL; this is encoded by the coding sequence ATGAAGTTCACCACCGAGTTCACCCTCCTCACCTTGGCCATGGGCGTCTTCGCCGAGCCCCCCACCAGGGTGGTCGTCGAGCGCGACCTGGCCACGATCCAGGGCGTCATCCAGCAGGTCGGCAACCagctcaaggagctcaacAAGGCGGTCGAGGGGTTCAACGGCGACCTCAACTCgctcgccacggccgccggcggcttcaCCAACGTCCTCAACCAGGGCACGCAGCAGGTGCAGGGCACAAGCGAGATCACGCTCAACGAGGCGCTCCAGCTGCAACAGTTCGTCTCGAGCCTCCAGAGCGACGGCAACGCTCTCACCAAGaacctcgagaagaagaagcccgagtTCGAAAAGGCCAACCTGTGCGGCGTCATCTCGTCCCAGATCGgcagcgtcggcgacggcgccaagaagctcatcgacgccgtcgtctccaaggTGCCCCAGAGCGTCCAGTCCGTCGCCAGCCAGCTCGCCGGCAGCTTCGCCTCGACCCTGACCTCGACCCAGCAGACATTCGCCGAGGGCAACTGcaccaacgccaacggcagcggcggcggcggcaacggcacgaaatccggcggcggcacgaagccctcgtcccCTGCCACTGCTGGGTCCGGCGCCATCTACGCCAGTGTcggctccatcgccgccgcggccttcGCCGTCATGTTGCTGTAA
- a CDS encoding Amino acid permease: MGIRPISPTSPTRIEGLSMEGEKNEKNEATAGTAAETDSGSVQSTPIPDGDGGIKRDLESRHINMIAIAGMIGTGLFLSSGSTIVTAGPAGALLAYIVMGLVTAGVSYTTGEITSFMPSTGGFIRHATKFVEPALGAATGWNFWYTMSISVPAEISAAATLIQFWNTSVNPGVWITVFLVFIITVNFCGVRLYGETEVVFASLKIMTIIGLIIGGLVIDLGGGPHGERIGFRYWQNPGAFNSYLVPGPAGNFLAFWKVLLSAAFSYGNIQVVAISGSETREPRKIIPAATRKTFFRVFFFYVLSILVVGMIVPSDDPSLRISTGTAQQSPFVIAFTRSGVSVLPSIINAVVCTSAISSGSACVFIASRTLYGLSCDGHAPKILQRCNRFGTPHYAVGLTCALMPLVYLNVANNTSVVFGWFVNITTVAGLIGWMVIEVTYLRFYAGLKAQGYSRNDLPYRSPGQPYVSWITLFMVFLVVFFSAHIMAPGFDVFTTGNFTASGFLTCYVNVFVFAALYLFFKFYLKSRVIAVSEMDFETEFTSIRQEKAREEVYEHKETGFKQLLRKIVHTV; encoded by the exons ATGGGAA TTCGTCCGATATCGCCAACATCTCCAACTCGCATCGAGGGCCTCTCAATGGAAGGCGAGAAGAATGAGAAGAATGAGGCCACGGCTGGGACGGCCGCGGAGACGGACTCTGGGTCCGTCCAATCCACCCCTATTCCCGACGGGGATGGGGGGATCAAACGCGACTTGGAGTCTCGGCACATCAACATGATTGCGATTGCGGGAATGATT GGAACCGGTCTGTTCCTCAGCTCAGGCTCGACAATCGTCACTGCAGGACCGGCTGGGGCGTTGCTAGCGTATATCGTGATGGGACTCGTCACCGCGGGCGTGTCCTACACCACAGGCGAGATCACCTCCTTCATGCCATCGACGGGAGGGTTCATACGTCATGCGACCAAGTTCGTCGAGCCCGCACTAGGCGCTGCCACGGGATGGAACTTTT GGTACACGATGTCCATCTCGGTTCCCGCCGAAATCAGTGCGGCGGCCACTTTGATTCAGTTCTGGAACACGTCCGTCAACCCAGGCGTTTGGATCACTGTGTTCTTGGTGTTCATCATCACGGTGAACTTTTGCGGCGTTCGGCTTTACGGTGAA ACCGAAGTTGTGTTTGCATCCCTCAAGATCATGACAATCATcggcctcatcatcggcggcctcgtcatcgacctcggcggaGGACCGCACGGCGAGCGTATCGGGTTCCGTTACTGGCAGAACCCGGGGGCTTTCAACAGCTACCTCGTCCCGGGGCCGGCGGGGaacttcttggccttctggAAGGTTctcctctcggccgcctttAGTTACGGCAACATCCAAGTCGTTGCCATCTCCGGTTCCGAGACGCGGGAGCCAAGAAAGATCATCCCTGCTGCCACGAGGAAGACCTTCTTCCGGGTCTTCTTCTTTTACGTTCTCAGCATCCTCGTTGTCGGGATGATTGT ACCATCGGATGACCCATCACTGCGTATCTCGACGGGAACCGCACAACAGTCCCCGTTCGTCATTGCCTTCACCCGTTCCGGAGTCTCAGTGTTACCCTCCATTATCAACGCCGTGGTATGCACTTCCGCCATTAGCAGTGGTTCGGCTTGTGTCTTCATTGCCTCCCGCACCCTGTACGGCCTGAGCTGTGATGGCCACGCACCCAAGATCCTTCAGCGCTGCAATAGGTTTGGAACGCCTCACTACGCAGTGGGGTTGACTTGCGCCTTGATGCCTCTCGTTTACCTGAACGTGGCCAACAACACGTCCGTTGTCTTTGGCTGGTTCGTCAACATCACGACTGTTGCTGGCCTTATCGGTTGGATGGTTATAGAAGTGACATATCTTCGATTTTATGCTGGACTCAAAGCCCAGGGTTACTCTCGAAATG ACCTTCCCTACCGAAGTCCAGGTCAGCCTTACGTATCGTGGATCACTCTATTTATGGTGTTTCTTGTTGTGTTCTTCTCAG CTCATATTATGGCCCCAGGGTTCGATGTCTTCACAACAGGCAACTTCACAGCCTCAGGGTTTCTTACCTGTTACGTCAACGTTTTCGTCTTTGCCG CGCTGTATTTATTCTTCAAGTTTTACCTGAAGTCGCGAGTCATTGCTGTAAGCGAGATGGACTTCGAGACAGAGTTCACTTCCATCAGGCAAGAAAAAGCACGTGAGGAGGTATATGAGCATAAAGAGACCGGCTTCAAGCAGTTGCTTCGCAAGATCGTTCATACCGTATGA
- a CDS encoding Fungal specific transcription factor domain-containing protein, translating into MEQRSETPTSTKPARDEDGQIGSGPAASAVPQRSPDWSSGSLQPAGLFSREATRGSFSLGSILNAPDSIRPGSRSNEPLIPADDPIQLGLVNVSIASSLFDNFMENLNPYISQLDPQLHTFDRVRQQSAFLLTSVLAAAAKAFNPALHKKLREHAEDIHASDFRQGTKSVETAQAVMILTYWKESQDTRAWMLLGYVIRMGMELGWHRLAPYSHHHPPSASDLERRQARNIERTWFVLFVYDRRYDDSKTPSASAGPQSGLTQSLTHRSMSLQTGKPWMIERSEFVESIEAWCRDTMATPGDRFLGALVTLRLLSSEVFRLLGPRSSRVRARQLHNLESLLAIIKGRIEEWESRWLNMADKDSCHPFLIQFYGTHLRLQLFSLPLQDILAQADQNISYHMEALWVSYSSALEMLHLICRYSSWLYFAQDSIHVMTAYSAAFLIKLLMSTPHPISSQIRPAIHGAISGAARAFSQQAAPSGSSCALQSRFLDKILAKIAKDSSEELVARDTTATESHSQPGAGRHTCGAESSITATSARVFSQMEAGLTLDFGDDEEWAGIMAEAGFNAQDGVFFA; encoded by the exons ATGGAGCAACGCAGTGAAACACCAACAAGTACGAAACCGGC ACGAGATGAAGATGGACAAATCGGGAGCGGtccggcggcatcggcagTACCACAACGAAGTCCCGACTGGAGCAGTGGAAGCCTCCAACCGGCCGGGCTGTTCAGCCGTGAAGCAACTCGCGGCAGTTTTTCTCTCGGAAGTATACTAAATGCGCCTGACTCGATTCGCCCCGGTTCGCGATCGAATGAGCCTCTCATTCCTGCAGACGACCCGATTCAACTAGGTCTCGTCAACGTTTCAATCGCCTCGTCTTTGTTTGACAA CTTCATGGAGAACCTCAACCCATACATCAGTCAGCTGGATCCACAACTACACACCTTCGATCGAGTCCGGCAACAGTCCGCATTTCTGCTTACTTCAGTCTTGGCAGCCGCTGCGAAAGCTTTCAACCCAGCCCTTCACAAGAAGCTCCGCGAGCATGCCGAAGACATCCACGCCAGCGATTTCCGACAGGGCACCAAGTCAGTCGAGACAGCACAAGCTGTTATGATCTTGACGTATTGGAAAGAGTCACAGGACACCCGCGCCTGGATGCTCTTGGGGTACGTCATCAGGATGGGCATGGAACTGGGCTGGCATCGGCTAGCCCCTTACTCTCACCACCATCCGCCCTCGGCTTCGGATCTGGAACGTCGCCAAGCAAGGAACATTGAGAGGACCTGGTTTGTCCTATTTGTGTACGATCGAAGGTACGATGACTCCAAGACACCAAGCGCATCGGCCGGTCCACAAAGTGGACTCACACAATCATTGACACATCGCAGCATGAGCCTACAAACGGGCAAGCCCTGGATGATAGAACGAAGCGAGTTCGTCGAGTCTATCGAAGCATGGTGTAGGGACACGATGGCCACGCCCGGAGACCGATTTCTCGGTGCGTTGGTTACATTGCGCCTCTTGAGTTCTGAAGTCTTCAGGCTGCTGGGACCACGGTCGAGTAGGGTTCGCGCCAGGCAACTGCACAACCTCGAGTCTTTGCTTGCCATAATCAAGGGCAGAATCGAGGAATGGGAATCAAGGTGGCTCAATATGGCCGACAAAG ACAGTTGCCACCCCTTCCTGATTCAATTCTATGGCACCCACCTTCGGCTGCAGTTGTTCAGCTTGCCTTTGCAGGACATTCTGGCACAGGCTGATCAAAACATATCGTACCACATGGAGGCTCTCTGGGTCAGCTATTCTAGCGCCCTAGAGATGCTACACCTCATATGTCGTTATTCCTCGTGGCTCTACTTTGCCCAGGACTCTATTCACGTAATGACTGCGTACAGTGCAGCTTTTCTGATAAAG CTCTTGATGTCGACTCCGCATCCGATTTCCAGCCAAATAAGACCCGCCATCCACGGCGCAATCTCAGGTGCTGCACGCGCGTTCTCCCAGCAAGCTGCGCCGTCAGGCTCAAGCTGTGCACTACAGTCTAGGTTTCTCGACAAAATTTTGGCCAAAATCGCCAAAGATTCAAGCGAGGAGCTGGTGGCCCGAGACACCACTGCGACCGAGTCTCACAGCCAGCCTGGAGCCGGCAGGCATACGTGCGGAGCTGAGAGCAGCATCACAGCAACATCGGCCCGTGTCTTTAGCCAGATGGAGGCCGGGTTGACTTTAGACTTTGGAGACGATGAGGAATGGGCTGGTATCATGGCCGAAGCAGGTTTCAATGCCCAAGACGGCGTGTTTTTCGCGTGA
- a CDS encoding Aldo/keto reductase, which produces MSPRLDGQSAKTAHVNMMTDTIITNLPTENLRAITRSLLAAHPEITATFEAETRNYIQDVALPAARTQRPASTDVAWLKKTQATIRCMLGCGLSSQSIPLMEEVVTEGVRLLLDPDTTKEDTLDSLASIDGDIVQIMTAVEKTLLAASRTVLLDEERKLVTGLHRCLVDSRTVTDEKALEYPYGRALFSTSMLLGVPLPTFDTATELGSLAPGGLTEAKETFEMNGRKLPRVFSGLWQMSSPSWGSAPTSRIIAQFSKHLEAGMTAFDMADHYGDAEIIFVSDAFYCVAHFLLTRPKGRFRSAYPVKDATFAATKYCVFNPMKVTRAAVQANVTERCRRLQTDKIDLLQFHWQFYDDPQYLEALRFLEEDPRVATLGLCNFDTEHLEAAIAHGVKVHTNQVQFSLIDSRPTVRMGKTCETNNVKLLTYGTLCGGFLADKWLGKGQPDLYDAAVTPSQRKYYAMIRSWGSWELFQELLRVLETVASRHNVSVSNVATRWVLDFPYVGAVIVGARMGISEHTDENLASLGWSLEERDRDAIEDVLKKSRRLEMFDAMGDCGGEYR; this is translated from the exons ATGTCACCCCGCTTAGACGGCCAGAGCGCCAAGACGGCGCACGTCAACATGATGACGGATACCATTATCACAAACCTCCCAACCGAGAACCTGCGGGCGATTACGCGATCGCTGCTGGCTGCTCATCCGGAAATCACCGCCACCTTTGAGGCAGAGACGAGGAATTACATCCAAGATGTGGCCCTCCCAGCAGCCCGAACGCAGCGGCCCGCAAGTACCGACGTTGCGTGGCTCAAAAAGACCCAGGCGACGATCCGGTGTATGCTGGGCTGCGGGCTCAGTTCACAGAGCATCCCGCTCATGGAAGAGGTCGTCACCGAGGGCGTGAGACTTCTGCTCGACCCGGACACGACGAAAGAGGACACGCTCGACTCTTTGGCTTCAATCGACGGTGACATCGTGCAGATCATGACGGCCGTCGAGAAGACATTGCTGGCGGCCTCACGGACGGTCCTTCTGGACGAAGAGCGCAAACTCGTGACAGGTCTCCATCGGTGTCTCGTAGACTCCAGGACAGTCACAGACGAGAAAGCTCTCGAATACCCATACGGAAGAGCgctcttctcgacctcgatgcTGCTGGGAGTCCCCCTTCCAACGTTTGATACGGCAACGGAACTCGGAAGCCTGGCGCCCGGGGGTCTTACAGAAGCCAAGGAGACATTCGAGATGAACGGGCGCAAGCTCCCTAGAGTGTTCTCGGGGCTTTGGCAGATGTCCAGTCCGTCCTGGGGTTCCGCGCCGACGTCCAGGATCATCGCCCAGTTCTCCAAGCATCTCGAAGCGGGCATGACGGCGTTTGACATGGCGGATCACTACGGCGACGCAGAAATCATTTTTGTAAGCGATGCCTTCTACTGTGTTGCCCACTTCCTACTGACCAGGCCCAAGGGCCGTTTCCGATCGGCATACCCCGTCAAGGACGCGACGTTTGCAGCGACCAAGTACTGCGTCTTCAACCCGATGAAAGTGACGCGAGCTGCAGTGCAAGCCAACGTCACCGAGCGATGCCGGAGATTGCAGACTGACAAGATTGACTTGCTGCAATTCCACTGGCAGTTC TATGATGATCCTCAGTATCTCGAAGCGTTGCGCTTCTTGGAAGAAGACCCCAGAGTTGCCACCTTGGGCCTCTGCAACTTTGACACTGAGCACCTCGAAGCGGCGATAGCACACGGCGTCAAGGTCCACACGAATCAAGTGCAG TTCTCGTTGATCGATTCAAGACCGACAGTGAGGATGGGCAAGACATGCGAGACCAACAACGTCAAGCTCCTGACCTACGGAACACTG TGCGGCGGCTTTCTCGCCGACAAGTGGCTCGGAAAGGGGCAGCCCGATCTCTACGACGCGGCCGTCACGCCGAGCCAGCGCAAGTACTACGCCATGATCCGGAGCTGGGGAAGCTGGGAGCTGTTCCAGGAGCTGCTGCGGGTGCTGGAGACGGTGGCATCGAGGCACAACGTCAGCGTCTCCAACGTGGCGACGCGCTGGGTCCTGGACTTCCCGTACGTCGgggccgtcatcgtcggggCTCGGATGGGCATCAGCGAGCACACGGACGAGAACCTGGCCAGTCTGGGGTGGTCGTtggaagagagagatcgGGACGCGATCGAAGACGTcttgaagaagagcaggAGGCTGGAAATGTTTGACGCGATGGGCGATTGCGGAGGAGAGTATCGATGA
- a CDS encoding Transcription initiation factor tfiid subunit 11 — protein sequence MASPPYSYSPTALSPPYPSSAQLPVSNKKRASDGAPPGSAKRRKASTLSVTSAAAHPLRQTSFPPEARSPFPRSPSADNLSIVSGSQVSGPPKKKRGRKPKNQTNVEAREQTPSLVGGRAPTTVSGTGAGAEGQEDGANDEDDDNDMRMALVDSTVRTQEQKQEEIRLRAMLVESFDPEQYDRYEQWRAAKLTDAVVKRVVNATVSQSVPPNVALAVKSVSKLFIGELIERARDVQGEWIKATGEKQSEAPMPPPKDEASQSQAAKDDRRGPLRPDHLREAWRRYKMSGDGGWAGIQGLWHEQQQSGVERFPVRTGGRRVFR from the exons ATGGCTTCTCCTCCATACTCGTACTCCCCGACGGCCCTCTCACCACCATACCCATCTTCCGCACAGCTCCCGGTGTCAAACAAGAAGCGCGCCTCAGATGGCGCGCCTCCAGGATCCGCCAAGCGCCGCAAGGCTTCGACCCTTTCCGTCACTTCGGCCGCCGCGCATCCCCTTCGCCAGacctccttcccccccgaAGCCAGATCGCCATTCCCGCGATCACCCTCGGCTGACAACCTGAGCATCGTAAGCGGTAGTCAGGTCAGCGGACCTCCTAAGAAAAAGCGCGGCAGGAAGCCCAAGAATCAAACAAACGTCGAGGCGAGGGAGCAGACGCCGTCGCTCGTAGGCGGGCGGGCGCCCACGACGGTTAGCGGAACGGGCGCGGGCGCCGAAGGCCAGGAGGATGGCGCcaatgacgaagacgacgataACGACATGCGCATGGCGTTGGTGGACTCTACAGTCAGGACTCaggagcagaagcaggaGGAAATAAGATTACGTGCCATGCTCGTTGAGTCCTTCGACCCGGAACAATACGACCGATACGAACAATGGCGCGCTGCCAAACTGACAGACGCAGTGGTCAAACGT GTCGTCAACGCGACCGTCTCGCAATCCGTACCCCCGAACGTCGCCCTGGCTGTCAAGTCGGTATCGAAGCTCTTCATCGGAGAGCTCATTGAGAGAGCTCGGGATGTGCAGGGAGAGTGGATCAAGGCCACGGGCGAGAAGCAGTCCGAAgcgcccatgccgccgccaaaggACGAGGCCAGCCAGTCTCAGGCCGCGAAAGATGACCGAAGGGGCCCTCTGCGACCGGATCATCTCCGCGAGGCCTGGCGACGTTACAAGATGTCGGGGGATGGAGGCTGGGCGGGCATTCAAGGCCTGTGGcacgagcagcagcagagcgGCGTCGAGAGGTTCCCTGTCCGAACCGGCGGACGGCGCGTTTTCAGGTGA
- a CDS encoding GTP cyclohydrolase 1, with protein MPKPTPHAAFMATCRLTRALFFSLPGRGTRERLEESPEQAAIRLEKLQGAVRTILECVGEDPDRPGVLDTPRRYAKAMLFLTRGYQENVKDIVNNAIFQEGHNEMVIVKDIEIFSMCEHHLVPFTGKMHIAYIPKNQVIGLSKLPRIAEMFSRRFQIQERLTKEVAYAIMEILQPQGVAVVMESSHLCMVMRGVQKTAASTITSCVLGAFEKKEKTRNEFLSLVGLKK; from the exons ATGCCCAAACCAACCCCTCACGCTGCTTTCATGGCCACTTGTCGACTAACTCGCgccctctttttctctttaCCAGGCCGTGGAACACGCGAGCGACTCGAAGAATCCCCCGAGCAGGCCGCCATCCGTCTCGAGAAGCTCCAGGGCGCCGTCCGTACGATTCTCGAAtgcgtcggcgaggacccCGACCGCCCGGGCGTGCTCGACACCCCGAGACGCTACGCCAAGGCCATGCTCTTCCTGACCCGCGGCTATCAGGAGAACGTCAAGGATATTGTCAACAACGCCATCTTCCAGGAGGGCCACAACGAGATGGTCATTGTGAAGGACATTGAGATCTTTAGCATGTGCGAGCACCATCTCGTACCCTTTACCGGCAAG ATGCACATTGCCTATATCCCGAAGAACCAGGTCATCGGCCTCTCGAAGCTGCCCCGCATCGCCGAAATGTTCAGCAGGCGGTTCCAGATCCAGGAGCGCCTGACCAAAGAGGTAGCCTACGCCATCATGGAGATCCTCCAGCCGCAGGGCGTGGCCGTCGTCATGGAGTCCAGTCACCTGTGCATGGTAATGCGTGGCGTgcagaagacggcggcgagcacaATTACCAGCTGCGTACTGGGTGCCTttgagaagaaggagaagacgcGCAACGAGTTCCTCAGCCTGGTGGGGTTGAAGAAATAA
- a CDS encoding transmembrane amino acid transporter, translated as MAGPAANLHDPKVTFEEYLYWAAITRAEEKLANERYLQARGPTTWKSVIKDRFRKGDEHEERFQGGNGGVSGIAGDAGNSEKNNDDGSDKALQQPASDGHDGAAAASVTAAAAAVTPEEWKRASRAMRTASWGAIFYLITTDILGPFSTPWAFAQMGYGPGIALYTVFGIMSFYSGWILYQSFLGLDSDRYPLRGYGDLYFRVFGARARHAVNLAQGLQLLLFVGVLILGNGQSIAQISRGPDGGAGVCFVACLVMFTAAGFVLGQVRTLQRFSWIANLAVWANLLIIFICMGVVAHSPPNFAATQASFGDAFGPGPVLTYAGTPPPGKASGGSGFLGSMNGLNQAVYSYGGCLIFAAFMAEMRHPMDFWKALLCGEAFIYACYLVFGLYVYSFQGQYAFNPVTQSLSPYWWQTATNVLGLATGLVAAGLYGNIGMKVLYVELLQGVFGAPPLTEAAGKMLWAAAVPAYWALAFVVGAAVPQFSLVSGFIGALFILSFTYTLPALLGLGFWVRRDAMVPEEEGFDPATGRYAYVDGGFRRYWRGFLRRPVFNTWNFVYMLGGLVTTALGMYSSIEGLVEAFDGKSRATSFGCASPV; from the exons ATGGCGGGACCGGCAGCGAACCTCCACGACCCGAAAGTCACGTTCGAGGAGTATCTCTACTGGGCCGCCATCACAcgggccgaggagaagctggccaaCGAGCGGTACCTGCAGGCCCGGGGCCCGACGACATGGAAGAGCGTCATCAAGGACAGGTTCCGTAAGGGCGACGAGCACGAGGAGAGGTTCCAAGGCGGGAACGGGGGCGTCAGTGGGATTGCCGGGGACGCGGGCAACAGCGAGAagaacaacgacgacgggaGCGACAAGGCGTTGCAGCAGCCTGCGTCGGACGGACACGAcggggcggcagcagcatcagtaacagcagcagcagccgccgtgACGCCTGAGGAGTGGAAGAGGGCAAGTCGGGCGATGAGGACCGCGAGCTGGGGCGCCATCTTCTACCTGATTACGACGGACATCCTAGGACCGTTTTCAACGCC ATGGGCCTTTGCGCAGATGGGGTACGGACCGGGCATCGCGCTCTACACCGTCTTCGGCATCATGTCGTTCTA CTCCGGCTGGATCCTCTACCAGtccttcctcggcctcgactcGGACCGGTACCCGCTCCGGGGCTACGGCGACTTGTACTTCCGCGTCTtcggcgcgcgcgcgcggcaCGCCGTCAACCTCGCCCAGggcctgcagctgctgctcTTCGTCGGCGTGCTGATCCTCGGCAACGGGCAGTCCATCGCCCAGATCTCCCGGGGCccagacggcggcgcgggcgtcTGCTTCGTCGCGTGCCTCGTCATGTTCACGGCTGCCGGCTTCGTGCTCGGCCAGGTGCGCACCCTGCAGCGCTTCTCGTGGATCGCGAACCTGGCCGTCTGGGCGAACCTGCTGATCATCTTCATCTG CATGGGCGTCGTGGCCCACTCGCCGCCCAACTTCGCCGCGACCCAGGCCTCCTTCGGCGACGCCTTCGGTCCCGGGCCCGTCCTGACGTACGCCGGCACGCCGCCCCCCGGTAAGGCGTCCGGAGGGTCCGGGTTCCTGGGGTCGATGAACGGGCTCAATCAGGCCGTCTACTCGTACGGCGGGTGCCTCATCTTCGCGGCCTTCATGGCCGAGATGCGGCACCCAATGGACTTTTGGAAGGCGCTGCTGTGCGGCGAGGCCTTCATCTACGCCTGTTACCTCGTCTTCGGGCTGTATGTCTACTCTTTCCAGGGCCAGTACGCCTTCAACCCGGTTACGCAGAGCCTGTCGCCGTACTGGTGGCAGACGGCGACCAACGTCCTCGGGCTCGCCACGGGGCTAGTCGCAGCGGGCCTGTACGGGAACATTGGCATGAAGGTGCTCTATGTCGAGCTGCTTCAAGGCGTCTTCGGGGCTCCGCCGTTGACGGAGGCGGCAGGTAAGATGCTGTGGGCGGCCGCGGTGCCGGCGTACTGGGCgctcgccttcgtcgtcggcgctgccgtGCCGCAGTTCTCGCTCGTGTCGGGCTTCATCGGCGCACTCTTCATCCTTAGCTTCACCTACACCCTGCCGGCGCTGCTCGGGCTCGGGTTCTGGGTCCGCAGGGACGCCATGGTgcccgaggaggaagggTTCGACCCGGCGACGGGGCGGTACGCGTACGTCGACGGCGGGTTCCGGCGGTACTGGAGGGGGTTCCTGAGGCGGCCCGTCTTCAACACGTGGAACTTTGTGTACATGCTCGGCGGGCTcgtgacgacggcgctgggCATGTACTCGTCAATCGAGGGCTTGGTGGAGGCGTTCGACGGCAAGTCTCGGGCCACGAGCTTTGGGTGTGCGAGCCCGGTGTAA